In one Mesorhizobium australicum genomic region, the following are encoded:
- a CDS encoding helix-turn-helix transcriptional regulator, translating to MSVEPIDLARPAIGADEPRPLAEISRLARMASSGVIPEAIRRCRRLSSSFGASGFALCFAGRGVGKARLTPCFDEAFPGRSPVTSALIAEGADALSRHAGASCVPGFWTMPGAAAASGDPLCVRLPAILSDRAGLVLPVSADSVYSGIFVFTGPELRFDRDELLDLHRQCFEMFLRIAQLKSSSTSSASSISKRELECLRLTAAGRTSEDIARILGLSVHTANQYLTTAASKLDAVNRTHAVTKAIRLGLIE from the coding sequence ATGAGCGTCGAGCCGATCGACCTCGCAAGGCCGGCAATCGGCGCGGACGAGCCGCGCCCGCTGGCCGAGATCTCCCGCCTGGCGCGAATGGCGTCGAGCGGCGTCATCCCGGAGGCGATCCGCCGCTGCCGCCGGCTGTCGTCCAGCTTCGGCGCCTCCGGCTTCGCGCTCTGTTTCGCCGGACGCGGCGTCGGCAAGGCGAGGCTCACGCCATGCTTCGACGAAGCCTTCCCGGGCCGCTCGCCGGTCACTTCAGCGCTGATCGCCGAGGGCGCCGACGCGCTCAGCCGGCACGCGGGCGCCTCCTGCGTGCCGGGCTTCTGGACGATGCCCGGCGCGGCCGCGGCCTCCGGCGATCCGCTTTGTGTCCGGCTTCCCGCCATTTTGAGCGACAGGGCCGGCCTTGTCCTGCCGGTGTCCGCGGACTCGGTCTATTCCGGCATCTTCGTCTTTACCGGTCCCGAGCTGCGCTTCGACCGGGACGAGCTGCTCGACCTGCACAGGCAGTGCTTCGAGATGTTCCTCCGGATCGCCCAGCTCAAGTCGAGCAGCACATCAAGCGCGTCCTCGATCTCCAAGCGCGAGCTCGAATGCCTGCGCCTCACGGCCGCGGGGCGCACCAGCGAGGACATCGCCCGCATCCTCGGCCTCTCGGTCCACACCGCGAACCAGTACCTGACGACGGCTGCTTCGAAGCTCGACGCGGTGAACCGCACCCATGCCGTTACCAAGGCGATCAGGCTCGGCCTGATCGAATAG
- a CDS encoding helix-turn-helix transcriptional regulator yields the protein MTIAIRDGAIRHPQGANPEQPRNWSMPSLDHLSGPLTRGSLSRSLRELCAAVGAEQFCLADMSRSHAEEPPRVLSSNWSYDAVEIIGTASIELLHQSPFAASPGETPHAFETAFPERTPRVVDETVALRLIEFGHAELFLLRLRAGLRRGICLFSASVQGRIRREALPKAHLLANYLMSRYCEAVGDAASDPLSERERECLFWVSEGKTTDEIALILGVSGNTVNKYIVSSIQKLSAGNRTMAVAVAIRNGVI from the coding sequence ATGACGATAGCAATTCGGGATGGCGCGATCCGCCATCCGCAAGGAGCGAATCCGGAGCAGCCGCGCAACTGGTCGATGCCTTCTCTCGACCATCTGAGCGGCCCCCTCACGCGAGGCTCGCTGTCGCGCTCGCTGCGCGAATTGTGCGCAGCCGTCGGGGCAGAACAGTTCTGCCTCGCCGACATGTCGCGCAGCCATGCCGAGGAGCCGCCGCGCGTCCTGTCCTCGAACTGGTCCTATGACGCGGTCGAGATCATCGGCACCGCTTCGATCGAGCTTCTGCACCAGAGCCCGTTCGCCGCCTCGCCCGGCGAGACGCCGCATGCTTTCGAGACTGCCTTTCCGGAGCGGACGCCGCGTGTCGTCGACGAGACGGTGGCGTTGCGCCTGATCGAATTCGGCCATGCCGAACTGTTCCTGCTCAGGCTGCGCGCCGGCCTGCGCCGCGGCATATGCCTGTTTTCGGCCTCCGTGCAGGGCAGGATACGGCGCGAGGCGCTGCCGAAGGCGCATCTGCTCGCGAACTACCTGATGTCGCGCTATTGCGAGGCGGTGGGAGACGCGGCGAGCGACCCACTGTCCGAGCGCGAGCGAGAATGCCTGTTCTGGGTCTCCGAGGGCAAGACAACGGACGAGATCGCGCTGATCCTCGGCGTGTCGGGCAACACGGTCAACAAGTACATCGTCAGCTCGATCCAGAAGCTCTCGGCCGGCAACCGGACGATGGCGGTCGCGGTCGCGATCCGCAACGGGGTCATCTGA